The nucleotide sequence ATGATTTCAAAAGTAAAGTTAATAttagccaccccccccccaaaatggacaattttcaaGTCGCAATCCCACTCACTGCCCTAAATGAAAGGTGGCAGTGGCCTCTGGTGGTTAGATTGCAATATTGCGTTTGTTAGAACAAGTTTAAAGGGCTCTTCAATGCACAACAATGATACAGTTTAACATACTGATTAATAGCATCAGCAAGGAAAAACGAAAGCAGAACCTAATTGGGAGCTTATGACAGGTAATAAAAGAAGATTGCTTCCACCCACTTAAAGAGATCTTTGTTATATAATAGAGCTGTGTACACTACTTCAGTTTCTAAATACATAAAATGCTATTGAATGCAAGGAACGAATAGATTCAAACCCACACCAGGGTTACCTTAGCGTTGGCGCCGCAAATCGCCAAGTTATGCAACTTCGAGTGTCATCCTATTGTACAACGTTGAATGTGGCTATTCCAGAGGGAAGCTCTGATAACTCATTCACGGCCGCTCCTAAACTGTCAGTGGGCGAGATTTCTCCTAAAAACGTTGGCCTTTGCAGGGATTGCCTGTGCAAAATGAATCAAAATATTTGTCTTCGATACTTAAGGCAATTATGTGATAATTCATCttaataaatgcaacaaaataaaCTGCTCTGCAAATTTTCCTTTTTGGTTTTCAATAATCAAACTCTTGAAAGTGTCACAAATATGCTATTGGATAGGAGGCCTGGTAATTCAATGCATAagtctttatttttttgtttgacaATCATTTACGGTTGAGTTTCTCTTTAAATGCAAACCGGCATTAACAGTAACTATCCGATCTGGAGAAAAATATGAGCACGAAACATTTTTGGAAAAGTCCGGTTATACTCTGCAACATCTATTCTTTGCTCTTCTGGGACATACCCGGTCCCCTTTTCCCACTATTATTAAATGCTGTTTTACGAACCATTTCTTGCAATAATCAACAAACATTTATAATATTAAGCGTTGTAGCTTCCTAATTGACTCGTTTTCCTTGGTGTCGCGGTGTCCGCGTGTTTTATGCAAATTTTCATCTTTAATTCCTACCCTAACATAACTAAAGCAACTGCGTTCACATTCTATTTTTCCTTAATGAGATAGACCAAACAGTAAAGCTTATTATTTAAGTACCTACGCAGCTAAAGTGCAAAATCCACGCAACGTCGCAGTGTTATTAAGTTCAATGCAAACAGAGCATTGCGACACTGTAGAATAGAATATATTGACATCGAAATAACAACATAATTAAGGAATCTGTAAAATATTACACATGCAATATTTGACAAAAACACAAATATCAGAAGTATGACTTCTGTATAataattgctggaaatgtgaaattcgTTTCTAATGAACTAAGGATTTATCTTTAAGATTAACCTTAAAAATTGCATCATATTCATGCTGGGGAACCTATGCCTCATGTTACAGGAATTATAGAACACTTTGCTTTAATTGTTTTCAAAAGTCAAAATTAAACACCAATGTTTGCAAACGTGCGCACACATCGTTTCACTGTCACTCGTTCAAGCAGTTGTGGTAACAAAAAGCGTCCCCGCTGACATTCCCAAGACTAAATGAACTCCAGTTCGTCTGTTCCAATTGGCAACATCCGTTCTGATTTGAAACAGCGTATATTTACTTCTTTCCCACCTTTAAACTCTGGTATTAAACGCCTTGACGTAACATTTCTGGCCGATGTACGCAACAGAGTTTAACTAATAGGAAGCAAAAAAGCTCGCtcaatttgagattttttttttaaaaaagcgaCTTTTAATTTGATAAAAATCGCCCCCTATGTCGAATACGGGAAGATTGGGTTAAAACTGTTTGCAAAGTATAAAGAAACTGTTAGGGGCATTTTGGCATTACTTATACATAGAAACAGTTAAAAATGTTTGGACAGCTCTCTCCTCTTGAATTAATGTGACACACTCTGGTCGATATAGAGAAAAAGAGATCGCTGTTATCTGTGAAAGAGGAGTTCCAGAATAGATATAGCACGAATTTTTAATTTGTCGTCTTTTCAGAGACAACAATGCTGGTTTTGAAAGCTCGACACAATTTGGGTTTTGTGAGGTTTCCTTTCACCCCTCCCTAGGCACAGCTGCACATATGGAGTACAGCATGTACAACAAGAGTCACAATGGCACCAACTGACAGGCACAACAAAACGCCTCCATACCTCTCCCTCAATCTCGGGATGCACTGGTTGTGATAGTAGCTGAATAGTACCGAAGCCGAATTTCTGCCTTGTTAATATGCACGCCTCTAACATCCTCAACTACCAGCTCGCACCCTTTGTGCTGTTTTGTCTTCCTACTGTATATTGTGCAAAGATAGACTGCACAAACCTGCCATGTCAATGTGTGAAATATGGGGCCTTGGGACTTGGGGCCACACAGGATCCGAGGCACTTTATTGACTCGATGGGTTCCCAAACTACTCCCTGTTCTGCTCAGAGTTTGGAAAGTGCGAGTAATTACATTGTTTACTCGTACAATAGCAGGCCACACTAAACGCACTTAACATCTCCCTACTTTTAATCCCCTTTAATCCAAGTTTGTTTCAGAAAGGGGGCCAACTCCTCAATAGTGAACGTTTCTAAGACGTTAAATCCTGAGGACTGTCAATATTTGTCCTGTTGAATTATCTTTGGCAAATGACTGCCCTGGAGAaatgtatataaaaataaattgcaaggcaCATTTCATTGTTCCAATATATCATTGAAGCCAAGTAGAAATTTCGGTGAAAGCTTTCCTTCAAATCTGGTTGTAGTGCGGTGCGGGGATCAGCGTTTGTCTGCATGAAATCGGCAACCCAAGCACCCGTCCCACAGGACCAGAATGGCAACAAGACAGTCTGCAGGTTATCACCGGGTTCCCATTACACGTTGAGGTTGAAATTGTTAGAGCAGGCCAAAGATGTGTTCCAGTAATAGTCTGTATTTCTTTCGCAGGAATACTTTGGCAACGAGAAGGTGAGAGCGTGAATGAAAAATCCGCTCTATTGAACGGCATTTCCTAACTGTACCGAATGCAATGCGTCCACGATTCCCTCCAGATAATCATGTTTGCTTTAGATATTGAATTTAATCTGATAATCACCAATAGGTTTGCTGAAAATTCAGTTGGGACTGGCGAGTTTGTTTTGCGTGCTTAGATCCGCCACATCCCTAAGGACTCTTCAAAAAGCCTTTCGCAAACTTGCAAAATAAATTGTTGCAAGTTTTGCCATCTTTCTTATTTACCCAAGGTTTGCTGTCTATGAATCCCGCTCTGTCAGTGGACTTTTAATACAACCGGATCGGCAATGTGTTTACCCTGCAACTTGCTCACGTTCGTTTTCAGGCTGACGGAACTGGCAGGGTAAGGGGGTGCGTTAACCAAGACTGAAAGCAAGCGAGGTATAGCATCAACTAAATCGCATGCCCATTGCTGATCTGACGGAACTGTTTCAAAACTACCTTAAAGgatgaaaattaaaatctttaCGGCACATTCGGATCAGTATACCTACAGAACTACATAGTAACCGGGAAGCCCGTTCGTAAATGagttgcttttgttttatttttggaacAAGCCGGTTAGCATTGACCTtcctaataaaataaataaacaaataagcGAGAGGTTTTGAAAGCCAGTTGTCTATTTACTTGCCacgaacacccccccccccaccatatttAAGAAGTTATTGAACAAATTCTTGGATTAGACCTTGCAAATCATCAACGTGAAAGTCAATGAGATTGTACACTGTCAAAAGCCCCTCAGCTGAAGAAGCACTCTAACTTTGAGTGAACTTTAAGTGCGTTTATTTTAAGACGCGGCAAGACATCAAGGTACCCTTCCCATTTATCCGGCTGAATTTTGCTTTCTAAATATTGCTATTCCtcatttttaaagagaatttaatctctctgtttttctctcgcTGCGTTTTGCTCgtggatttgaaaaaaaaaacttaataaatTTAACTTACTTTGAGGCCAGACATTATTTGGGGAGAAAATAACATTGGAAAACGCACAAAGCATTTGATTTAGGCTGTGCAATGGTAACTTTTAATCATGAAGGAACCCGGCCTCAACTACAACCCACAAATAATCCAGGCAAATGTCACAAAGCGTTTGCCTCTAGTTAACACGATCAAGGGATACAATACCATTTTGAGACACaacattttattaaaattctTAATATAAAAAACTCGGAAAATCTCTCATCAAGGCGCTTTTTTTGTCATTATTCACACCATTATTCTCGGAACCATCGGATCTTCCAGCCTTTACATCGGAAAATGTTTGCATACAACAAACGCCCTCAGTTGAGGACTGGCAATTCTGGCAAACAGTAATGACCGAGACAGCCCTTTCCCCAACCCACCCGGACCCTCATCAAAAATGGACCCCAACTAAACATCGCGCATTTCAATTACAAAGGCCCATAAATATTTCAAGTTTTATATAAAAAtgggaatgtgaaataaaaatttcTCCATGatttcaaaagtttttttttgtactcgCTTGTCTTTTATACAACAAATGTAAGTGACGAGAAAACATTCCTACAACACAAAGACATACTTTACAAGTCACAAGAGCGCTGAATTCGCAGTTCTAAACACGTCGAGAACCGGTTTTATAGTCAATATATAGTTTGTAAACAGACGGCGACAAAAAGCTCAGCTCAATCACAGTTCCAAACGTATGTTGTGCcggtatatatgtatatatgtacatacacacacacatgcacacacatacatatatactaTATAATTATTTAATATATATAGATATTGCCCAGTTCTCAAGCAGTCTTATACAACGGTTCACCAAGTCCATTGCTGACTCTGCACCAGCGGGTGTGTGTGATACTGGGGATTACTGGCAGAGCTGAAATGGGAGTTATACTGCATGTGTTGGAGGGACTGTGTGGTATAGGCTGGGAAGGCgatgctggtctggaaggtggcCGCGGCCAAGTCCTGGCTTTTGAGAGCGTTCGTCACCATACTAGCGTGACAAGGCTTGCCGTCCCTCACTAGAACTGGCACGGCCACTCTTCTCGGTGAGGGGAGAGGGTTCACGTCCATACCTTTCTCGGCCCTGGCCCGCTTCATCTTATACCTGTGGTTCTGGAACCAGATCTTGACCTGGGTGGGCGTGAGTCTGATCAAGCTGGCGAGGTGCTCCCTCTCGGGCGCAGACAGGTATCTCTGTTGCCTGAAACGCCTCTCTAGTTCATAAGTCTGAGCCTTGGAAAACAGAACCCTCCGTTTCCTCTTCTTCCCCGACTCGCTGCCGTTGCTGGACGTTTCCGTTGCGTTATCCTGCGACTCGTCCGCGGAAGGCTCCGAAGATTTACTCGAGGAGTTCTGCTGTTGGGAGCTGTTAGTTGAAATCCCGTGCACTGCACAGAAAAGAGGAATAAAAACGAACAGGAACTAATTGATAAAATGCCCACTTTTCTATTATCCTTTTCTGCGACAGTAAAAGCCAAATATCGAACGCATTTCTCCAAACTATATGAGTTTGGTGCTTAAAATAACCCCGTAAAGCTCTCGTGATTCCCAAACTTTTCGCACAATGACCTAACCTCTAATTCTAGATTATTTCTTGCTTTATGTGAACTTTGGGATTGATTGAAatctttatagaggtttattgcTAGTCCACATGCACGATGCAAAAGAAACCCATACTCGACAATGACAAACACTATACAGTTATAGATTAAGACATgtgcatatatatatttatattatttgcctgtatatattttaataatttggaaTTATATTCAGAGGTCGGAAGTCATATTTTTTCCCAAATGAAATATTTGCAACACTTACAGGAATACTGGATGCTCTCAGTTGTAGCCAACCACCGGGTGTACGGATTATCGGCGCTATCGTAAAAGGGGTTCTTCAGAGGAAGCCTCTGTACAGTTTCCAGCGGACTTTGCCGGGCAAACCCTGAAGTTTTGGCTGTTTCCGAAGCCTCCCCGTCTTCCTCCGTCGCCTCGGCCGCCGAGCCGTCCTCATCATTGGTGTCAGGGAGGTCCAAGATGTCCTTTACTGAGAAGCCCGTCTTTGTGTTGGTCAGCGACATATTCTGGCCAAATTTATGCAGGAAAAGTTGCGGCACCAGCTTTTTCCCCCCCTTTCAATCCGCTGTTGAGAAAAAGAGACACtctcatacacacagacacaaaaacGCGAAGGGAAGGCGGGTCGGTTAAGCGCTGGTCGGACTCTGCTCCTGTTGAACCGCACCATTTAGTGTAAATGCTTAGCGTGTGACTCCCCTCTCGccattaaacaaaacaaaaaccagaACGCATAATTCTGTAAGGCCGGTAAAATTATCAAAGCTTCGCTCTGTTCGAATCTTACTTCGCGCCCACTGTGATGTCGAACGAATGAGCCATTGGTAATACTGGTCAGGTCCTGTAGGGTTGGTCACAATACATGAACCtgcaatgtgtgtgtgagagagggaggggggggggggagcatttAAAAAAAGTGCCAAAAGGTTGAACACGTGTGGGCGGGTCCTGGGAGTCAAGTGGGTGATAGACTATGTTTGCCGATGTGAAAATGTTGTGAGTTGGGTGGGGTGCGGGAGCTGAGTGTAGGCGGCGGTAGGGGTGGTtgtaggagtgtgtgtgtgtatgtgtgtgtatgtgcgcttggtggggaggggtggtattGGTGTAGAGATATCTGACTCTCCACCATTGGCGCTTCAGCCCATGATGAGTGGTGTAACGTGTCAATTAATTACAAAGATGGGGAGGgctcttttttttgtttagacTCGATTTACATACAAAGGACCTCCAAGTAGCCTGATATTCTGCGTACTTGAAAATGCTATTTAACAAATTGCTCTGAGAAGCGCTTTGCATTTATCCCTCGCTTTTCCGCGCGGCCCCAAAAAAATTTGCAGGCACTAAACCGGAAAATAGTGTTCTTCTTTGCGCCAGACAGCTCCAGCTCACAGGGCCCCGGTTCCAGCAATTTTGACTTAAACTGTAGGTATATTCTGGGTGTGCTGCAGCGTTGTAATCTGGATAATGGGGGGCGAATTTAAGAATAGCTAGGTCACAGCTCGAATTCACAAGATTGGAGAACTTTATGTTGTCACTTCATCATTTTCCATTTGACTGGTGGGTGCCTTTAACGCCAAATATATTCACGCTACAAAATCGTTTGTTTCTGTCAAAGTCTCGATTAGATTACCGTTGAACTTGTTTAATGGGGTTATAGAAATATGGAAGACCTGTCCTATTCACACCCTATATGCAATTCGTCCTTGAAAAGAAGGAAATACGGTTTAGATGATTTGAGCATGTCTTGATTTCTCGCAACTTTCTCGGACAGTTTTTATTCAGATAGACTGGCGAGCTTGAGGATTTGTTTTGAAAGCAAACTCACACTTAGAAGTCCAGATTCAATTGGCGCGTAGAGCTGCAGTGATACCAGGAGAGCAATTTATTATTGTTGATCAGTTgatctccccccccccgctcccctctctttctcccccccccccccccccccccctgccgcCCATCTAGTATGTGATTTGGGTGACAATACCGCAGGTTTTACCAACTCCTTACCGCATCTTGGGTGGTCGGACCCGGGCAAACACAAATACAAACCGATTGCTAAGCTGCGGACAATGGGGGAAATGTAGACAAATGTCCGGCTCCTGTTGGAAGCCTTTGTCCGAGGCCagtttttgcatttatttcagtcgCGACATAATAGATGATTGACGCCCTGGTACAATGTGTTCTAACTGTTTGGAATAAATCTGAGGTTGTTCCTAGTTGTCATGGCATTCAACTGCTTTCAATGGACTATCTCTTCATTCATTTCTGAACCCTTCTACAATATTAAGGCAACTCCATGTTAacgcgctctctctccctctccctctctctctcgctctgccCCCCTCACTTTTCCTCTATGCATGGAATCGATTTACAGCATCGATTCGATCACAGACGGTGCTTTGTATGGCTTTAAAgcaccggtgggggggggggcggtgaggtggGGAGTTGTGTCCAAGTTAGAGACGGCTGCTGTACTTTGCTGTGATATTTGCTGTGATACATTCCCTTTTGTCGGTGACAATAGGGagggactcccccccccccccaccccgtattttaaaatatgaaaatttaTGTCAATGTTAAGTGCttagaatgaaaaaaatagaGCACTACAGTTCACGAGTATTAACACTCCTAATAAGAACAAAAGATCAGGTTCATAGTCACCCGTTAAAACAATGTCGAGGGGAAGGGGATTGTAACGATGGATTTGGCAAATTTCATTTGCAGTGGGTATTTTTTTTTCGCTGGCCATGAACGATTGGAGTTACCAACAATATATAACTGAACTGTCATACTATCGGGGCATTCTGTCTGCAGGTAAACAATTTCTTAACAAAAAGAACGAAattgaacattttgaaatgtttgaatCTATTATCCCTGCCGAGGtcgtggaagacaccagcagtGAGAAACGGAAGGAGGTTAATACAAGGTTCCTTGCTTCCTATTTTCCTGAATATTGTCATTGCGACAATTAAACCTTTTGCCGACTAAAACATTGAAATATCAATATACGTCACAAACTCCCCGTTATCTTTCTTTTAACCATATTTGTTCAATCGAGCAAAATATTTCGTGAACTTTTCCGCATTTATGTAAATATTTCTCACGGAAGAGTACTCGTTTCAATGACTGTAAACGACTGAAGGTTTCACCGGCCTGGAGTATAAGCCACGGTGAACCTTTCAGCTATTTCAACGTTGAAGAAGTGAACGCGCCTAACAAGAAGAGGCTGTGGCAAACCCATCACCATGTGCTGTCTGTTATCGCAAAGTCAAAACACATCCACAATTGTGTTTTATTTGCTCTGTTGAATCCATAGAGAATCACACCAACTTTGTGGCTAAACCTGTTCCAGCGCCTAACTTAGGCCACCTGATAAGTATGTCCTCAAAGGGGTGGGGGAAATAGTTCCTGAATGATTAACCATGGCTGAATGCATCGAAAGATGACAAAAAGTCCTTTCAAAACCACACGTTGTGAACACATTTGGCCTCTGGTTAGGTTCGTTCTCTTACAGTGTGAAATGCTGATAACtcgactgtttccagcattcccctAAACACCATGTCCAATTGCTGAAGTTTTGTTCCTCTTTGGTCTGATTGCTTGAGTTCTGAAAATGGTTTTCTGCACTTTCCCCAGGGTCCAACGCCTGTCGACTCCTCCAAACTTCCCGCAGTGAACACAGAAAAGTTTGGAATCTGTATATGAAGACGCCATTGGCTTTAAACGCTGCGTGTTTCAggtgacccattttattctctgaatTAGCTTATGACTCTTCTCAGAAACATAATTAATCGGTGCTCAGTGGATAGTTTCTCTTTGCATAATTTCTGCTACTGCCGCATTGATAGTAATGCACGGTACATATTTTGCTCTGACAGAAATAACGTTTTGCTCTTTCTAAAAGGTGGGAAATGAATACTGTCGAACTCTGGAGAAATAGCGTGGAGGATCAGACTGTTTGTACATGGATGGACGAGGGAGCGGTGGGGAAGGAAGGATCATCACATTGTCTGTTGGACTTGAGCTGTGTCTTTCTTTCTAGGGCGGGTTCTAAAACAAGAAGAGATAAGTGACCTTTACACAAAATCTTAATCCCCTGCTGAAGAGACTGATAGGTTCGAGGAGTTATTTGAACAATCTAACAAGAGTCTGAAAAGGAGAGGTAAATGTGCACAGGGATAAGTGGCCCTACTTCAGCTCAAGTGCCCTCCAGTTGTGTTTACCTGTTTACTTTCACAGGTAGCTTAAAAACCCTGCCTTTTTCACTGGAGCCAAACGAGGGCTCCGCTCCGGCGTCCGCACAACTAACTTCTGAAGTTATTTGATTTGATGTGTGGAGAGGTGAGGCAATCaattgccccccccaccccaaccactgaAATATACACATTGGTTTAGGCTTTAGGGCAGCAACAGATACTAAATGTCTTGAAGAAATGACTCGGGTCATTGTGGCAAGTGGGTCCATATTATCAACTAAATTTGGCGCATTTGTCTTAGGCGCAATAGGATCAACTTTCACACACTTATGAACTAAAATTGATCTTAAGGCACCTCGATTGCAAAACTCAAGGTTATCTTAAACCGCCTGGTAAGGGACAATGATAACAGTACAAACAAATGAAGAGTGCATACAAAACCAAAACTCTGCGAACGTGACAATTCCAGTTGGGAATTAGCGTTGTCCATTGATTGTCCACATACTTCTATGAGAATGTGAGCGAGATTCAGTGATGGGAGGATTAAATTCTTATGAACGTTCCCGTCATTTATTATTAAATTCTTTAAATTAATTACTATTGGAATGgcaaatataaaataattcagCATTAAAACTGAAGAGCTGTCAGGGGTTCGaacccatccttccacagatATTGGGGACCAAATCAATTAACCAACAAAATTAATATAAGATATCATGATTAAATTACACAATGAAATCCATCAGTTATGGTTTCTGAATATCCTCGTCATTCCTTGAGCGGCTAATAGAAAGTTAAAACACAATAGCTTGTTTTGACCGTTTGTTTTTCATTCACCTGTCAGATCATAAAATATGCTGGATTTTACAAACTACAGATAATATACTCAGTAAATTATATAAGAATATTGactgcaggaaaaaaaacaattttgttcTTGGTGTTCAAAGAGAAAGCTTGCAATGTTGCCAATTCTGACCGAGGCCTGATTCGTTCGAAGAAAACGTTTTTACCGATTATGACCTCAGCTTCGCACTGGTTCTGAACTCTGCAGAACGTGTAACCTTAATAAAGAACAACAGGATCCGCTCACAGATTCTGAAGTTAATTTCTGTTTAAGTGAGACATCGACACGAGTTAAGAAATGCAACTGACAAAATGTCCGCTTTAATTCCTAAATATCGGTCTGGACcatgtaaaaataattaaatataacgTACTTGCACCTCCAACAATTGCAATTTGTtacaggtagaaacaatgaaAGGGAGTTCTAAAAGGATAAAACATGGCAGTAACCATCTATGGTAATATCTTAACCAAGACGATAGTAAGTATTTATATTTGATTGTTCCATGCTTCAGAAATAGTTAATTGCTTGTTCTGCGGTATAAGATTGTAAACCCGTTATCAAAGAGCTCCCAATGTGGTAATGCAATGAAATATGTCCTAAGGTGATATTTGTGCTGCTGGAATTGTCATTTACATAAGATTCCTGAAGGCTTTCTGCACGCCTGAACCCAAGACTTGTCAATAATAAGTCGCAGGTTTTATTTTCCCTAAGGTTAAACAgttagaaaaggaagaaaaaaataaatcactgcGTAGTATGGATAAAAGAAGTTAGCATCAGCGTTCGGTTATTCAAGAGGAACGCTGAAGCGCTGGTATCTCTTATGGAGTTTTTGTGGGAAGTCTATTTCGATATTACCTAGAGGACTCACAGAGCACCATTCTATAATCCGATTGAAATAACGCCTCCGGGCTTATTTTTAGCGCCTCATTTGCTAATGtttcatttgaaaataaaacagttcTTTCCCTCAGAGGCGAAAGCTTTTGCTTTATTCTTTCACTTTCTCTAATGATTAAACATGTCACATCAGGATTTGCCTCTCCCCCACGGGGAGAtctcccacatccccccccccccccccccccccgttaaacCAAAGCGGCAACGTTTTACCTTAATACGATTAATTTGcaatcaatttttctttcttgaaaagaaaaaaaagaattaaatccATGCGCGGCGacatttaat is from Pristis pectinata isolate sPriPec2 chromosome 3, sPriPec2.1.pri, whole genome shotgun sequence and encodes:
- the LOC127568500 gene encoding homeobox protein Nkx-2.2a-like; protein product: MSLTNTKTGFSVKDILDLPDTNDEDGSAAEATEEDGEASETAKTSGFARQSPLETVQRLPLKNPFYDSADNPYTRWLATTESIQYSLHGISTNSSQQQNSSSKSSEPSADESQDNATETSSNGSESGKKRKRRVLFSKAQTYELERRFRQQRYLSAPEREHLASLIRLTPTQVKIWFQNHRYKMKRARAEKGMDVNPLPSPRRVAVPVLVRDGKPCHASMVTNALKSQDLAAATFQTSIAFPAYTTQSLQHMQYNSHFSSASNPQYHTHPLVQSQQWTW